The region TGGACCACAGCGCGCCAGCGCCGATGCCGGCCAGTGTCCCGACGCCCAGGCCGAGCAGCGTATGATGATGGCGGCCGGCGCTCAGCTCGAGCCGGGTGAGCGAGTCTATCCCCATGACCACAGGCGTCTCCCGGTAACTCTGTACGGCCAGGGTGTCCCCGCTGCGGGAGAGAAACCTGCCGGTGACCGGGCGACATTGGGGTGCGCGGCTGGTGCCGGCACATCCGGGAGTGATGCGAATGCGGTCGCCCGATCGAATCGGCGCGACCTGGGCCGTGAGCGTGGACCACGAGCACAGCACGATGGTCAGCGAGCCTCGCCAGGTACGCCGTCCCATGATCGGCCTCGTCTCGATTGAGAATGGGTACGGCCTGGCGAGTGTCTGCGGCTATGCCCCGAACCGCTCGAAGCGGTACGCCAGCTCCGGGCCGCCTTCGCCCTCGTACGCGAGCTGCGCGATGAGCAGCGCGAACGGCTCGCTGTACCGGGCGACCTGGAGCGGACCGGCGTCTACCGGATCGAACCCGATGTCGCGGATCAGCGTGGCCGCCAGGTCCTTGGCGTCCGCATCATCGCCGTAGTACACCAGGCTGGGGCGGGGGCTGCGGCCCCGGGCCTCGAACACGCCGGTCAGCACCTCGCTCGGCACGGTGCCGAAGGCGGCGACGACCCGGGCCCGCGGCACCTTGGCGGCGAGCTTCTCCGCTCCCGAGGAGGTGCGGCCGACCACGAGGTCGGTGTCGTCCGCATTCATCGGGAGCGAGCAGTTCACGAGCACCTTGCCCGACAGGTCGCTGGCCTTTCGCAGCACGTCGCTCACCCGGGACCAGTGCACGGCCAGCAGCACAGCGTCCGCGTCTCGCGCGGCCTCACGCGGTGTGCCGGGCCGCGCGTTCATCCCGGCCTCTCGGGCGAGCTGCTCGAGCTTTTCCCTGCTGCGAGAGTAACTGAAGACCACCTGATGCCCGGCGCGTGCAAAGAGAGTCCCGAGTTTGCCGCCCATCAGTCCCGAGCCCAGAATACCGATTTTCATGAGGGGAGCTTACCACCGTCATAAGCTCCGTCAAGTTAAGCGACGAGTCGGGCGCGCAAGCCAGGGGGGCCAGCTAGGCCCGGGGTCAGGCTAAGCCCGATCAGCAACGAGATCAGGTATCGCTGGCTGACGCTCATGGCCTTTGGTGGGGATTGTCATAAAGATCGTCATAACGTAGCCGCTATGGAGCTGGCGACCAGAGCAGAGGAGAGCAGGCGAGGCTAGCGGTTGCCCCCCGGAGGGTCGATCACCGGCCAACGGTCTGAAGCATGGGAGAGCGTGTGCACGGAAGGTGGGAAGGTGAACGGTCACCATTGAGGGCGGCTCGTTCCACGGTACGCCTCAAGCTCTCTGCTCCCAGCTCAAGTCCTCTCTCCCTCAACCACCGACAGGTGGCTCTCGGTAGAGACGACGCGCCGCAGCCGGAACCCTGACCGCTGCAGCAAGTTCTGGAACTCCACCTTGGTGCGCTCGCGCCCACGTGGTGTTAGCACCAGCATCTCGAGGTCGAGGAGCTTGCCGAAGTGCGCCGCGTTACCCGCCGGGATCACCGCGTCGACAATCAGCACTTTCCCGCCAGGCCGCATCGCACGGTGGCAGTTCCTGAGGATCTGGGTCGCTCGCTCTTCATCCCAGTCGTGAATGATGTGCTTCATGATGTAGGCGTCGCCTCCCTCTGGAACGAACTCGAAGAAGTCGCCGCTGACGATCTGGCAACGATCGGCGAGGCCGCGGCTCTGGAGCAGCGCCGGTGCTCCGGCGGTCACATGCGGAAGGTCGAAGAGGATGCCGCCCATCCTCCGGTTCGTTTTGAGTATGGCTGTGATCAAGAGACCGTGCCCGCCAGCGACGTCCACTAAGGTGCCGACCCCCGAGAAGTCGTAGGCTGCGACCACCGCCTGAGACTCAAAGGTGCTGATCGATGTCATCGCTGCATCGAAAACCGCAGCGGCTTCTGGCATCCTCGCGTAGTACTCGAAGATGGGCATGCCGAAGACCTGGTCGAATGCCGGCTCGCCAGTGTGAACGCTGTGGCGAAGCTCTCCCCACGGTCGCCACGTGCTCTCGTGTCCTATGAATCGAGCATAACCGCCGATCGCTTCGGGCGAGTCCGTGCGCAACCGCTTGCCAAGCGGAGTGAGCCGGAATCTCCGTTCTCCGGTCTCGGCGAAGAGCCCGACGCTCCCCAGGGCGCGGAGCAACCGATAGACGCCGTCTTCGGAAGCGTTCGCCGCGCGCGCGATATCGGCGGCCGCCTTAGGACCGTCCTTCAAGAGGTCTACAATGCCGAGCTCGGCGGCAACGGCAATCGCCTGACTCACCCATTTGCCGGCGGTCAGGTTGA is a window of Gemmatimonadales bacterium DNA encoding:
- a CDS encoding NAD(P)-binding domain-containing protein, producing MKIGILGSGLMGGKLGTLFARAGHQVVFSYSRSREKLEQLAREAGMNARPGTPREAARDADAVLLAVHWSRVSDVLRKASDLSGKVLVNCSLPMNADDTDLVVGRTSSGAEKLAAKVPRARVVAAFGTVPSEVLTGVFEARGRSPRPSLVYYGDDADAKDLAATLIRDIGFDPVDAGPLQVARYSEPFALLIAQLAYEGEGGPELAYRFERFGA
- a CDS encoding methyltransferase; translated protein: MPKPRPAPAKKASDAMILINLTAGKWVSQAIAVAAELGIVDLLKDGPKAAADIARAANASEDGVYRLLRALGSVGLFAETGERRFRLTPLGKRLRTDSPEAIGGYARFIGHESTWRPWGELRHSVHTGEPAFDQVFGMPIFEYYARMPEAAAVFDAAMTSISTFESQAVVAAYDFSGVGTLVDVAGGHGLLITAILKTNRRMGGILFDLPHVTAGAPALLQSRGLADRCQIVSGDFFEFVPEGGDAYIMKHIIHDWDEERATQILRNCHRAMRPGGKVLIVDAVIPAGNAAHFGKLLDLEMLVLTPRGRERTKVEFQNLLQRSGFRLRRVVSTESHLSVVEGERT